A part of Terriglobales bacterium genomic DNA contains:
- the trmFO gene encoding methylenetetrahydrofolate--tRNA-(uracil(54)-C(5))-methyltransferase (FADH(2)-oxidizing) TrmFO: protein MSQVTVIGAGLAGCEAAWQLARRGIAVELCEMRPVRQTPAHQTDKFAELVCSNSLKSESLNTAPWLLKEEMRRAGSLLLELARATSVPAGHALAVDRDAFAARVTDAIAREPLITVRREEVTRIDESAGLTIVATGPLTSDALSQEVARLSGSDHLYFYDSISPIVDADSIDRARVYLAARYGKGTADYINCPFTRDEYDRFYDALLSAQAVEEKDWEKLNYFEGCLPIEEIARRGRDTLRFGPMKPVGLIDPRTGQRPYAVVQLRQENLRADSYNLVGFQNHLKFGEQARVLRLIPGLENAKFLRYGQIHRNTYINAPTLLSETLQMKQHPRVLFAGQICGVEGYTESIAAGQLAGLTTAALVRGETPQPPPRATALGSLVHYITHAPAKNFQPANITFDLLAPLDDETRKRVRDKKERHRLQCERALTACAEWLARLSAPAPLPLAR, encoded by the coding sequence ATGTCACAGGTAACGGTGATCGGCGCCGGCCTCGCCGGCTGCGAAGCCGCGTGGCAGCTCGCCCGCCGCGGCATCGCCGTCGAGCTCTGCGAGATGCGCCCGGTCCGCCAGACGCCCGCGCACCAGACCGACAAGTTCGCCGAGCTCGTCTGCTCGAACTCGCTGAAATCGGAGAGCCTGAACACCGCGCCCTGGCTGCTGAAGGAGGAGATGCGCCGCGCCGGCTCGCTCCTGCTCGAGCTCGCCCGCGCGACCTCCGTCCCGGCCGGCCACGCGCTCGCCGTCGACCGCGACGCCTTCGCCGCCCGCGTCACCGACGCCATCGCCCGCGAACCGCTCATCACCGTCCGCCGCGAAGAGGTCACGCGCATCGACGAATCCGCCGGCCTCACCATCGTCGCCACCGGCCCGCTCACCTCCGACGCCCTCTCGCAGGAAGTCGCCCGCCTCTCCGGCTCGGACCATCTTTACTTCTACGACTCCATCTCCCCCATCGTCGACGCCGACTCCATCGACCGCGCGCGCGTCTACCTCGCCGCCCGCTACGGCAAGGGCACCGCCGACTACATCAACTGCCCCTTCACCAGGGACGAGTACGACCGCTTCTACGACGCGCTGCTCTCCGCGCAGGCCGTCGAAGAAAAGGACTGGGAGAAGCTGAATTATTTCGAAGGCTGCCTGCCCATCGAGGAGATCGCGCGCCGCGGCCGCGACACCCTGCGCTTCGGCCCCATGAAGCCCGTCGGCCTCATCGATCCGCGCACTGGGCAGCGCCCCTACGCCGTCGTCCAGCTCCGCCAGGAGAACCTGCGCGCCGACTCCTACAACCTCGTCGGCTTCCAGAACCATTTGAAGTTCGGCGAGCAGGCGCGCGTCCTGCGCCTCATCCCCGGCCTCGAGAACGCGAAGTTCCTGCGCTACGGCCAGATCCACCGCAATACCTACATCAACGCGCCCACGCTGCTTTCGGAGACCCTGCAGATGAAGCAACACCCGCGCGTGCTCTTCGCCGGCCAGATCTGCGGCGTCGAGGGCTACACCGAATCCATCGCCGCCGGCCAGCTCGCCGGCCTGACGACGGCCGCGCTCGTCCGCGGCGAGACGCCGCAGCCGCCGCCGCGCGCCACCGCCCTCGGCTCGCTCGTCCACTACATCACGCACGCGCCCGCCAAGAACTTCCAGCCGGCCAACATCACCTTCGACCTGCTCGCGCCGCTCGACGACGAAACCCGCAAGCGGGTCCGCGACAAGAAGGAGCGCCACCGCCTCCAGTGCGAGCGCGCGCTCACCGCCTGCGCCGAGTGGCTCGCGCGCCTCAGCGCGCCGGCGCCCCTGCCGCTCGCTCGCTGA